The nucleotide sequence CGCGAACCTTCGGTTAAAGACAATGTCCTCGTGACAGGAAATACAAAAGCCTTCCCGCACGGCCCCGCCCTGTCCATACGTCCAGCTACGCAACCCTGTGAATACCCTACCGAGAAAGGACGCGGCCTGTGCGGCTACCGGTTTGGACGCACGCTGCGGCCTCCTGGCCTCCTCGATTAGTCCTTGAACGTAGTTCCGTACCTGCAACTTGCTGGTGCTGTCGCCAAGAATGCAGGCCACTTCGCGGCCCTTGTCCATGGAAGACCGAATTAAGTTCATTGAAGTCAGAAGTACAGTTGAGTCGTTGTAGTAGATCTTTGCATGAAGACGGTTCAGTTCCCAAACCTTGATGTTGTTGTTCCGGAGCACACTTAGGCTGGCCTTGAAGTTGGGT is from Chloroflexota bacterium and encodes:
- a CDS encoding phospholipase D-like domain-containing protein, with amino-acid sequence MAEEEQEMQIFTDGDVTEAILDVFENARSEVVVVTPYLDLSTRAETAIQRARQRNVEVTFVVRKQRRKPNFKASLSVLRNNNIKVWELNRLHAKIYYNDSTVLLTSMNLIRSSMDKGREVACILGDSTSKLQVRNYVQGLIEEARRPQRASKPVAAQAASFLGRVFTGLRSWTYGQGGAVREGFCISCHEDIVFNRRFALCAEHAALWQRRFSGNYCHKCGASAKTTKAKPLCDSCYAHHSA